In Oryza sativa Japonica Group chromosome 2, ASM3414082v1, the following are encoded in one genomic region:
- the LOC4330108 gene encoding elicitor-responsive protein 3-like: MCAGAREAAREKADGHPCHAPPLSSSCGGETERRGGAPRTPASEASSQPRISLRAASHEPPSEIRISAPAYHRSGNEAACSGAARQGGRREEEEMVHGTLEVLLVGAKGLENTDYLCNMDPYAILKCRSQEQRSSIASGKGSNPEWNENFVFTVSDKATELLIKLLDSDTGSADDFVGEATIPLEAVYTEGSIPPTLYNVVKDEHYCGEIKVGLTFTPEDVRQRGLPEDFGGWKQSR, encoded by the exons ATGTGCGCTGGCGCGCGAGAAGCGGCGAGGGAGAAGGCCGATGGCCACCCATGCCATGCGCCTCCTCTATCTTCGTCGTGTGGGGGTGAGACTGAGAGGAGGGGGGGCGCTCCGAGGACGCCGGCGAGCGAGGCGAGCAGCCAACCGCGCATAAGTTTAAGGGCAGCCAGCCATGAGCCACCCTCCGAGATCCGGATCTCCGCGCCTGCGTACCATCGATCTGGCAACGAAGCGGCCTGCAGCGGAGCAGCGCGgcagggaggaagaagggaggaggaggagatggtgcacgggACGCTGGAGGTGCTGCTCGTCGGGGCCAAGGGCCTCGAGAACACCGATTACCTGT GCAACATGGATCCATATGCAATTCTCAAGTGCCGTTCACAGGAGCAGAGAAGCAGCATAGCATCAG GCAAAGGAAGTAACCCTGAATGGAACGAAAACTTTGTCTTCACCGTGTCTGACAAAGCTACAGAGCTGTTGATCAAGCTCTTGGACAGTGATACTGGCTCAGCCGACGACTTTGTTGGTGAAGCAAC GATTCCTTTGGAAGCAGTGTATACTGAAGGGAGTATTCCACCAACTCTGTATAATGTTGTGAAGGATGAACATTACTGTGGAGAAATCAAAGTCGGCCTCACATTCACTCCTGAG GATGTTCGCCAGCGTGGTCTTCCTGAGGACTTTGGTGGATGGAAGCAATCTCGTTAA
- the LOC4330107 gene encoding thioredoxin M1, chloroplastic, with amino-acid sequence MGRIIPRPSGGPAAPAYLSTSLSLIPTRLVAFLTEPATATATATARPHPPAPMASSALAVSVAKPAASPPVAVAAVTPQRRLLPQCRGVRAAPVVRLRSGRARGVSVVCAAQGQETSFQVPDVTKSTWQSLVVESELPVLVEFWASWCGPCKMIDPVIGKLSKEYEGKLNCYKLNTDENPDIATQFGIRSIPTMMIFKNGEKKDAVIGAVPESTLVSSIDKYIGR; translated from the exons ATGGGCCGGATCATCCCTCGGCCCAGCGGGGGACCCGCGGCCCCAGCTTATCTGTCCACCTCACTCAGTCTCATCCCCACCAGACTCGTCGCCTTCCTCACCGAACCCgcaaccgccaccgccaccgccaccgcccgtcCACATCCGCCGGCGCCGATGGCCtcctccgccctcgccgtcTCCGTCGCCAAGCCAGCCGCGTCtcctcccgtcgccgtcgccgcggtaaCCCCgcagcgtcgcctcctcccgcAGTGCCGGGGCGTCCGCGCTGCCCCGGTCGTCCGGCTCCGCTCGGGACGCGCCCGCGGCGTGTCGGTGGTGTGCGCCGCCCAGGGCCAGGAGACCTCCTTCCAAG TTCCTGACGTGACTAAGTCAACATGGCAGTCACTTGTGGTGGAGAGTGAACTTCCGGTTCTCGTTGAGTTCTGGGCTTCGTGGTGCGGGCCATGCAAAATGATAGATCCTGTCATTGGCAAACTTTCAAAAGAATATGAAGGGAAGCTGAACTGCTACAAGCTCAACACTGATGAAAACCCCGACATAGCAACCCAGTTTGGGATAAGAAGCATTCCCACAATGATGATATTCAAGAACGGTGAGAAGAAAGATGCGGTGATTGGAGCTGTGCCCGAGAGCACCCTGGTCAGCAGCATCGACAAATACATCGGGAGGTAA